The proteins below come from a single Hemiscyllium ocellatum isolate sHemOce1 chromosome 24, sHemOce1.pat.X.cur, whole genome shotgun sequence genomic window:
- the mycbp gene encoding C-Myc-binding protein, which translates to MAHYRAGDSRREQFRRYLEKGGVLDTLTKVLVALYEEPEKPNNAMDFLKQHLGTSGPETADVETLRLEVIELRQKYELLLEENKELKAKLAQFEPPKEEGQPE; encoded by the exons atggCGCATTACCGg GCTGGTGATTCCCGTAGAGAGCAATTTCGTAGATACTTAGAGAAAGGTGGTGTACTGGATACACTTACAAAAG TGCTGGTTGCCCTCTATGAGGAGCCGGAGAAGCCCAACAATGCAATGGA TTTTTTGAAACAGCATTTGGGAACATCAGGCCCCGAGACTGCAGATGTAGAAACACTGCGACTTGAAGTGATAGAACTAAGACAGAAATATGAATTGCTGCTGGAAGAAAATAAGGAATTGAAAGCGAAG CTTGCACAGTTCGAACCCCCAAAAGAGGAAGGGCAACCTGAATAA